One genomic region from Deltaproteobacteria bacterium encodes:
- a CDS encoding glycosyltransferase family 2 protein, translated as MKGNRAGIVIISPVKDESAYIGRTIRSVLNQTFRPSEWVIVDDGSEDDTARLVREMTRGHDWIRLLRKPGRSERAVGPGVVEAFYFGYERIRCRNYEYICKMDGDLSFGSTYFEHLLRKFREDPRLGAASGKLFLFSGDHGPVEERIIDESVLGGLFLARRKCFEDIGGFVREVMWDGIAFHRCRMAGWRTRSFRDHELRIIHHRMMGSSHRSVFNGRIRWGRGQYFMGTHPLYILASGCYRMAEKPYILGGLLIIAGYFLGWIKRHERYGYPGFRESLRTWQLERLKLWKHMGRMGTRPKTDKEERTIRDGKLLPQATPERMSIKEI; from the coding sequence ATGAAGGGAAACAGGGCCGGCATTGTCATCATCTCACCCGTAAAGGACGAGTCGGCCTATATCGGCCGGACCATCCGGTCGGTCCTGAATCAGACTTTCCGGCCCTCGGAGTGGGTGATCGTGGATGACGGTTCCGAGGACGACACGGCACGGCTTGTCCGCGAGATGACCCGGGGTCATGACTGGATCCGGCTCCTGAGAAAACCGGGCAGAAGTGAGCGGGCAGTCGGTCCCGGCGTTGTGGAGGCCTTCTATTTCGGTTACGAACGCATCAGGTGCCGCAATTACGAATACATCTGCAAGATGGACGGGGACCTTTCCTTCGGTTCCACCTATTTTGAACATCTGCTCCGGAAGTTCCGGGAAGACCCTCGTCTTGGGGCGGCCAGCGGAAAACTGTTCTTGTTTAGCGGAGACCATGGCCCGGTCGAGGAGCGCATCATCGATGAAAGCGTCCTGGGAGGACTCTTCCTTGCCAGGAGAAAATGCTTCGAAGATATCGGAGGATTTGTCCGGGAGGTGATGTGGGACGGCATCGCCTTTCATCGCTGCCGCATGGCCGGGTGGCGGACCCGGAGTTTCCGTGACCACGAACTCAGGATCATTCATCACCGCATGATGGGTTCATCCCACCGCAGCGTATTCAACGGTCGCATCAGGTGGGGACGGGGGCAATACTTCATGGGGACCCATCCCCTTTATATACTTGCAAGCGGTTGCTACCGCATGGCTGAAAAGCCTTATATCCTCGGAGGGCTCCTGATCATCGCCGGGTACTTCTTGGGATGGATCAAACGTCATGAAAGATACGGCTATCCGGGTTTTCGGGAATCTCTCAGGACCTGGCAACTTGAAAGGCTGAAACTATGGAAGCATATGGGACGTATGGGAACCCGGCCGAAAACCGATAAAGAGGAACGAACGATCCGTGATGGAAAACTTCTTCCGCAAGCGACTCCCGAACGAATGTCAATAAAGGAGATTTGA
- a CDS encoding glycosyltransferase, producing MALMGKIAYLAPEIPALSATFIFNEILGLEKRGFKVVPISVHRPGDPAWGEGIPGLMKRTCYLYQQSRVIPTTDVIKCFMKNPFSFFSTWRMFLSDARKIGLKTRLGFGLLYRFFFSCKVAEILKGEGCRHLHAHFAHVPADIAMYASGLAGIPFTFTAHANDLFQRAWLLREKVARAKACITISKYNKRFLMAQGAEGRKIQVVRCGVRVQDLFPKRKRSPESPYVIGSCGRLVEKKGMDVLIRALGLLKSRSTNFRLEIVGDGPLREALGEMAIEEHIRSSVIFKGPMYHDEVLDWLSRLDLFVLACRRDRFGDQDGIPVALMEAMAAGVPVVSTGISGIGELIEDGKTGLLARAGDPVSLYEKIRWMMESPLAAGRLARAAKRHVGRKFNEDANLNRLAVLFMGCAS from the coding sequence ATGGCTCTCATGGGAAAAATAGCTTACCTGGCGCCGGAGATTCCAGCCCTCTCCGCCACCTTCATCTTTAATGAAATCTTAGGGCTTGAAAAAAGGGGTTTCAAGGTCGTGCCGATCTCCGTCCATCGACCCGGGGATCCGGCCTGGGGAGAAGGGATCCCCGGACTCATGAAGCGGACCTGTTACCTGTACCAGCAATCCCGCGTGATCCCCACGACGGATGTTATCAAATGTTTCATGAAGAACCCCTTCTCCTTCTTCTCAACCTGGAGGATGTTTCTCTCTGACGCTCGGAAGATAGGCCTGAAAACCCGCTTAGGTTTCGGGCTGTTGTATCGTTTCTTCTTCTCCTGCAAGGTTGCCGAGATACTCAAAGGCGAGGGCTGCCGTCACCTTCACGCTCATTTCGCCCATGTCCCGGCGGACATCGCCATGTACGCCTCCGGGCTGGCGGGCATTCCTTTCACTTTTACAGCCCATGCGAATGATCTCTTTCAAAGGGCATGGCTGCTGCGGGAAAAAGTCGCCCGGGCCAAGGCATGTATCACCATTTCCAAATACAACAAAAGATTCCTGATGGCCCAGGGGGCCGAGGGGAGAAAGATACAGGTCGTACGATGCGGGGTCCGGGTGCAGGATCTTTTCCCGAAACGAAAAAGATCTCCTGAATCGCCCTATGTTATCGGCTCATGTGGGAGGCTCGTCGAAAAGAAGGGAATGGATGTTCTCATAAGGGCACTTGGGCTTCTTAAATCAAGAAGCACGAATTTTCGGCTGGAGATCGTGGGTGACGGCCCCCTCAGGGAAGCCTTAGGGGAGATGGCCATCGAGGAGCATATTCGTTCCAGCGTGATCTTCAAAGGCCCCATGTACCACGATGAGGTCCTGGACTGGCTCTCTCGACTGGATCTCTTCGTCCTGGCCTGCCGACGAGACCGCTTTGGGGACCAGGACGGCATTCCGGTAGCCCTTATGGAGGCCATGGCCGCAGGGGTCCCTGTGGTCTCAACAGGGATTTCGGGTATCGGAGAACTGATTGAAGACGGAAAAACCGGCCTTTTGGCCCGGGCGGGAGACCCGGTATCCCTTTATGAGAAGATCCGGTGGATGATGGAGAGCCCTCTTGCAGCCGGGAGGCTGGCCCGGGCGGCAAAACGCCATGTGGGACGGAAATTCAACGAGGATGCCAACCTGAACCGGCTTGCCGTCCTTTTCATGGGATGTGCTTCATGA
- a CDS encoding glycosyltransferase family 4 protein yields the protein ALEAISLGSVVVATNSLGIEDIIDDGENGLLVEPGNPPALADKIRMVLEDTSLEARLRVKGIEKSKIFSWKAATDQLEKLLYGGS from the coding sequence CGGCCCTTGAGGCCATCAGCCTTGGCAGTGTAGTGGTCGCCACCAACAGCCTGGGGATCGAAGACATCATCGATGACGGAGAAAACGGACTACTCGTCGAACCGGGAAACCCGCCGGCTCTGGCTGATAAAATCCGCATGGTCCTGGAGGATACTTCCCTGGAGGCGAGGCTTAGGGTGAAGGGTATCGAAAAAAGCAAGATCTTTTCATGGAAAGCGGCGACAGACCAACTGGAAAAACTGCTTTACGGTGGTTCTTAA
- a CDS encoding glycosyltransferase family 2 protein codes for MEGSNHTAGTGMKQLSVIIISYNTRDILKECLRRVMDYGRDLDMETIVVDNASTDGSPVMVRKTFPEVTLITSPKNLGFAAGNNLGLKRASGRFLLLLNSDAYLMPGVLQSTLQWMNTHPRCGILGVKLTGEDGSLQPSARRLPNPLRKLLTISGAAARFPESRVLGETDHSAQRHAKTRETAWVPGAFFLIRREVVEDIGFLDERYFLYFEEIDFCLRARRAGWKIFYYPHARVIHLGGESSKRTNKPISRSGWQLIRYRLESEFRYYRKNFGCVYVLAAAGTEFLWHFLVWTRNRLNGIRRREKTDRAYFMMRAIVNTLIRDRFGLGVSG; via the coding sequence ATGGAGGGATCGAATCACACGGCGGGGACAGGCATGAAACAACTTTCGGTGATTATCATCAGTTACAACACACGCGATATCCTGAAGGAATGTCTTCGCCGCGTCATGGACTACGGGCGGGACCTTGACATGGAAACCATCGTGGTCGACAACGCATCGACCGACGGATCTCCCGTCATGGTCAGGAAAACTTTTCCCGAAGTCACCCTGATCACAAGTCCGAAGAACCTGGGTTTTGCCGCAGGAAACAACCTGGGCCTTAAACGGGCATCAGGTCGCTTTCTGCTTCTCCTCAACTCCGATGCCTACCTTATGCCCGGCGTGCTGCAATCGACCCTCCAGTGGATGAATACCCACCCCCGATGCGGGATACTGGGCGTGAAACTCACGGGAGAGGACGGCTCTCTTCAGCCTTCGGCAAGGAGGCTTCCCAACCCCTTGCGCAAACTGCTTACGATCAGCGGAGCCGCCGCCAGGTTTCCCGAGTCAAGAGTGCTTGGTGAAACCGACCATTCCGCGCAACGGCATGCAAAAACAAGAGAAACGGCCTGGGTGCCGGGGGCCTTTTTCCTGATAAGGAGGGAAGTCGTCGAGGATATCGGATTTCTGGATGAAAGGTATTTCCTTTATTTTGAAGAGATCGATTTCTGCCTGAGGGCCAGGCGGGCCGGGTGGAAAATCTTCTACTATCCCCATGCGAGGGTGATCCACCTGGGCGGGGAGAGCAGTAAGCGCACAAACAAACCTATAAGCCGAAGCGGCTGGCAGTTGATCCGGTACCGGCTGGAGAGCGAATTCCGCTATTACCGAAAGAACTTCGGATGTGTTTACGTTCTGGCTGCTGCAGGGACGGAATTCTTATGGCATTTCCTTGTCTGGACGAGAAACCGTTTGAACGGGATTCGACGGCGGGAAAAAACAGATCGGGCGTACTTTATGATGCGGGCCATTGTCAACACCTTGATCAGGGACCGGTTCGGCCTGG